Within Pseudomonas paeninsulae, the genomic segment AAGCCTCGATTTTTCGCAAGCTCAGCGTGGCCGACAACATCATGGCCATCCTCGAGACCCGCAAGGAGCTGGATCGGGCCAGTCGTCGCAAAGAATTGGAAAGCCTGCTGCAGGAATTCCATATCAGCCACATCCGCGACAACCTCGGCATGAGCCTGTCTGGTGGTGAACGCCGTCGCGTGGAAATCGCCCGCGCCCTGGCCAGCGCACCAAAATTCATCCTGCTCGACGAACCCTTCGCCGGAGTCGACCCGATCTCGGTCGGCGACATCAAGCAGATTATCCACCACCTCAAGGCCAAGGGAATCGGCGTACTGATCACCGACCACAATGTCCGCGAGACCCTGGATATCTGTGAAACAGCCTACATCGTCAGCGACGGCCAACTGATTGCCGAAGGCGATGCCGATGCTATTCTGGCCAACCAACTGGTCAAAGACGTTTACCTGGGGCACGAGTTCCGCCTGTAACAGCGGTTTTCCTCAACCGAACAGCAGCCAGAGCTAGGCAAACCACTGCAGATCAGGCATATAATTTGCTTCCTTGTGGCGCTACGGCGCCCTGTAGTGGATTGCGCACAGACGCCGGCAAATAAGGTCTGCAATGAAACCATCGCTAGTCCTGAGAATGGGCCAGCAGCTGACGATGACCCCGCAGCTGCAACAGGCTATTCGCCTACTCCAATTGTCTACCCTAGATCTGCAGCAAGAGATCCAGGAGGCCCTGGAGTCCAACCCGATGCTCGAGCGCGAAGAAGACGGTGACGACTTCGACAACGCGAACCCCTTGGCCGACGGCGCCGAAAACCCGGCGCCCGCCCCTCAGCAGGAAGAGTCCTACCAGGACAACAACCACCAGGAAACCCCACAGACCGTGGACAACCTGGAAGAGGGCGAATGGAACGAACGTATCCCCAACGAGCTGCCGGTCGACACCGCGTGGGAAGACGTCTATCAGACCAGCGCCAGCAGCCTGCCGAGCAACGACGATGACGAGTGGGACTTCACTACTCGCACTTCGGCTGGCGAAAGCCTGCAGAGTCACCTGCTCTGGCAGCTCAATCTGGCGCCGATGTCCGACAAGGATCGGCTGATCGGGGTCACCCTGATCGACTGCATCAACTATCAGGGGTACCTGGAAGAAAGCCTCGAGGAAGTCGTCGCAGCCTTCGACCCGGACCTGGACATCGAGCTCGACGAAGTGGAAGCCGTACTGCACCGCATCCAGCAGTTCGAGCCAGCCGGCATTGCCGCCCGCGACCTGCGCGAGTGCCTGCTCCTGCAACTGCGCCAGCTTCCAGCCAAGACACCCTGGCTGACCGAGACTCAACGCCTGGCCAACGACTACCTCGACCTGCTCGGCAGTCGTGACTACAGCCAGCTGATGCGCCGCATGAAGCTCAAGGAAGACGAGCTGCGCCAGGTCATCGAACTGATCCAGAGCCTCAATCCGCGCCCCGGCTCGCAGATCGAGTCGAGTGAGCCAGAATACGTGGTGCCTGACGTCATCGTGCGCAAGCACAACGAACGCTGGCTGGTAGAACTGAACCAGGAAGCCATGCCGCGCCTGCGGGTCAATGCGCAATACGCCGGTTTCGTCAAACGCGCCGACTCCAGCGCCGACAACACCTTCATGCGCAACCAGCTGCAGGAAGCGCGCTGGTTCATCAAGAGCCTGCAGAGTCGCAACGAAACCCTGATGAAGGTCGCCACCCAGATCGTCGAGCACCAGCGCGGCTTTCTCGACTACGGCGACGAGGCGATGAAGCCACTGGTCCTGCACGACATCGCCGAGGCGGTGGGCATGCATGAGTCGACCATTTCGCGGGTCACCACGCAAAAATTCATGCACACCCCACGTGGTATTTATGAGCTGAAATATTTCTTCTCCAGCCACGTCAGCACCTCCGAAGGCGGCGAATGCTCGTCGACGGCGATCCGCGCCATCATCAAAAAACTGGTCGCCGCGGAAAATGCAAAAAAGCCGTTGAGTGACAGCAAGATCGCTGGTTTACTGGAGGCACAGGGCATACAAGTAGCCCGCCGCACAGTCGCAAAATACCGTGAATCGCTTGGTATAGCGCCTTCTAGCGAGCGTAAGCGATTGATGTAAGGTGGCACTCGACGAAAGACCCACAAACAAGGCATACGTCATACCCGGCCTCGCTCTCGCGATAGCAGCCACACTGCCAAGACCCGAGCGACAGCGCCAGGTGTGACTTGCCAGCGTCTTTCACGCCAAAGTATTCCGGCGGCAGGCCCGGTAGCCTGCCTCTCATCCGCGGCAACAAGGAGAAACGGTATGCAAGTCAACATCAGTGGACATCAGCTGGATGTGACCGACGCCCTGCGCGACTATATCGACGAAAAACTCGGTCG encodes:
- the lptB gene encoding LPS export ABC transporter ATP-binding protein, whose protein sequence is MATLTAQHLAKSYKGRQVVRDVSLSIDSGQIVGLLGPNGAGKTTCFYMVVGLVQADQGRILIDDLDVSHLPMHGRARAGIGYLPQEASIFRKLSVADNIMAILETRKELDRASRRKELESLLQEFHISHIRDNLGMSLSGGERRRVEIARALASAPKFILLDEPFAGVDPISVGDIKQIIHHLKAKGIGVLITDHNVRETLDICETAYIVSDGQLIAEGDADAILANQLVKDVYLGHEFRL
- a CDS encoding RNA polymerase factor sigma-54, whose translation is MKPSLVLRMGQQLTMTPQLQQAIRLLQLSTLDLQQEIQEALESNPMLEREEDGDDFDNANPLADGAENPAPAPQQEESYQDNNHQETPQTVDNLEEGEWNERIPNELPVDTAWEDVYQTSASSLPSNDDDEWDFTTRTSAGESLQSHLLWQLNLAPMSDKDRLIGVTLIDCINYQGYLEESLEEVVAAFDPDLDIELDEVEAVLHRIQQFEPAGIAARDLRECLLLQLRQLPAKTPWLTETQRLANDYLDLLGSRDYSQLMRRMKLKEDELRQVIELIQSLNPRPGSQIESSEPEYVVPDVIVRKHNERWLVELNQEAMPRLRVNAQYAGFVKRADSSADNTFMRNQLQEARWFIKSLQSRNETLMKVATQIVEHQRGFLDYGDEAMKPLVLHDIAEAVGMHESTISRVTTQKFMHTPRGIYELKYFFSSHVSTSEGGECSSTAIRAIIKKLVAAENAKKPLSDSKIAGLLEAQGIQVARRTVAKYRESLGIAPSSERKRLM